A window of Ruminococcus champanellensis 18P13 = JCM 17042 contains these coding sequences:
- a CDS encoding RNA polymerase sigma factor: MPPDQGLAIRLKYVEDMTLQEIAAQFGVQPKTIKSRIHDGTVKLRKKLLGKDG; this comes from the coding sequence TTGCCGCCGGACCAGGGGCTGGCGATCCGGCTGAAATACGTGGAGGACATGACCTTACAGGAGATTGCTGCGCAGTTTGGCGTGCAGCCCAAGACCATTAAAAGCCGGATCCATGACGGCACAGTAAAACTCCGAAAAAAATTGCTTGGAAAGGATGGATGA